In Panacibacter ginsenosidivorans, the following proteins share a genomic window:
- a CDS encoding NAD(P)H-dependent flavin oxidoreductase → MWNKTKFTKLLSIEYPIVQGPFGGGLSSVELTTTVANAGCLGSFGGQPFSTNEIIQTCKEIRKHTNKPFNINLWVNDRDSRLATFGDEDYKKLTELFKPYFNELGVSIPERPTNLGAKFEEQIEAIFEAKPAVFSFVYGIPNTSILENCKSLGIKTVGTATTVDEAIALQHAGVDAIVATGMEAGGHRVSFLRTAEESLTGTFALIPQVADSVKIPIIAAGGIADARGIKAALALGADAVQMGTAFLATNQSNASQDHKDKLFTPDAKYTTLTKVFTGRLSRGIKNRLTEDLKAYEKLLAPYPLQSKFMGFLKAYPATTNSNPDFKSYWAGQSASLLKHRDAKILIETLVNEMNEI, encoded by the coding sequence ATGTGGAATAAAACGAAGTTTACAAAGCTTTTGAGTATTGAGTATCCAATTGTGCAAGGTCCGTTTGGAGGAGGTTTGTCATCAGTTGAGTTAACAACTACTGTTGCAAATGCAGGTTGTTTGGGTTCATTTGGAGGGCAACCATTTTCTACAAATGAAATTATTCAGACTTGCAAAGAAATTAGAAAGCATACCAACAAGCCTTTCAATATCAATTTATGGGTAAATGACAGGGACAGCCGATTGGCAACATTTGGTGATGAAGACTATAAAAAACTAACCGAATTATTTAAACCTTACTTCAACGAACTTGGTGTATCCATTCCTGAAAGACCAACTAATTTGGGCGCAAAATTTGAAGAACAAATTGAAGCAATATTTGAGGCAAAACCTGCTGTTTTTAGTTTTGTATATGGTATTCCTAATACTTCGATTTTAGAAAATTGTAAATCATTGGGCATAAAAACTGTGGGAACGGCTACTACAGTTGACGAAGCCATTGCATTACAACATGCAGGTGTTGATGCCATAGTGGCTACAGGAATGGAAGCAGGAGGACACAGAGTTTCTTTTTTACGAACAGCCGAAGAATCATTGACAGGAACTTTTGCATTAATTCCACAGGTGGCTGACAGTGTAAAAATTCCAATAATTGCAGCAGGTGGTATTGCAGATGCAAGAGGAATCAAAGCAGCATTGGCTTTAGGTGCCGATGCTGTACAAATGGGAACTGCTTTTTTGGCAACGAATCAATCTAATGCCTCACAAGACCATAAAGACAAGTTATTTACACCAGACGCAAAATATACAACACTTACAAAAGTGTTTACAGGGCGACTATCAAGAGGGATAAAAAACAGGCTAACGGAAGATTTGAAAGCGTATGAAAAACTTTTAGCACCTTATCCATTACAAAGTAAATTTATGGGCTTCTTAAAGGCATATCCAGCAACTACCAATTCAAATCCTGACTTCAAATCATACTGGGCAGGACAATCTGCTTCATTATTAAAACACCGGGACGCTAAAATATTGATCGAAACATTGGTAAACGAAATGAATGAAATTTAA
- a CDS encoding type 1 glutamine amidotransferase domain-containing protein — MKSLVTYIIAGAVLTLSSVSTFAQTNKKVKILFVLTSHDQLGNTGKKTGFWIEEFATPYYFFTDKNIEVTVATPNGGQAPIDPKSNEPGFQTDATKRYFNDAVAQKLLSNTVKLSSVSQKNFDAIFYPGGHGPMWDLANDENSIALIKSFYNHDKPIAFVCHGSAALVNVKLNNGDYLIAGKNLTSFCNTEEEAVQLTKVVPFSLEDKLKSRGAIYKKGADWSSYVLEDGLLLTGQNPQSSNEVAKKLFDKLKK, encoded by the coding sequence ATGAAAAGTTTAGTAACATACATAATAGCTGGTGCTGTTTTAACTTTAAGTTCTGTATCAACATTTGCACAAACAAATAAGAAAGTAAAAATTCTCTTTGTACTTACATCACACGACCAGTTAGGTAATACTGGTAAAAAAACGGGGTTTTGGATTGAAGAATTTGCAACTCCATATTATTTCTTTACCGATAAAAATATTGAAGTAACTGTTGCTACTCCCAATGGCGGACAAGCACCAATAGACCCAAAGAGTAACGAACCAGGTTTTCAAACAGATGCTACCAAAAGATATTTTAATGATGCAGTTGCTCAAAAATTATTAAGCAATACTGTAAAGTTATCTTCTGTTAGCCAAAAAAACTTTGACGCTATTTTCTATCCTGGCGGTCACGGGCCGATGTGGGATTTAGCAAATGACGAAAATTCTATTGCTTTAATAAAATCATTTTACAACCACGACAAACCAATTGCATTTGTTTGCCACGGTTCAGCAGCTTTAGTAAATGTTAAACTGAACAATGGGGACTATTTAATTGCAGGGAAAAACCTTACAAGTTTTTGCAACACCGAAGAAGAAGCAGTGCAACTAACTAAAGTTGTCCCGTTTTCCTTAGAAGACAAATTAAAATCAAGAGGTGCTATTTATAAAAAAGGTGCTGATTGGTCATCGTATGTTTTGGAAGATGGATTATTACTTACAGGACAAAATCCTCAATCATCAAATGAAGTAGCAAAAAAACTATTTGATAAACTAAAAAAGTAA
- a CDS encoding YceI family protein: MAKFQIQQASSTVNWTGKKVLGLHTGSINIANGSIEIIDNTILGGEIQIDMTSIVITDIEDKKTNQDFLAHLLNDDFFSVDKFKTAKLTLTGSSKTETNKFKIDGNLTIKDISHPISFISSIEIFTNTLHSLGEVVIDRTLYNIRYGSGKFLQNLGDGLIYDDFVLQFKLIAQKSN, from the coding sequence AGTACTGTAAACTGGACTGGCAAAAAAGTTTTAGGGTTACATACAGGAAGCATCAATATCGCTAATGGCTCTATTGAAATTATAGACAACACAATTTTAGGCGGAGAAATCCAAATAGATATGACTTCAATTGTGATTACCGACATTGAAGACAAAAAGACTAACCAGGATTTTTTAGCACACTTATTAAACGATGATTTTTTCTCGGTTGATAAATTTAAAACTGCTAAACTAACTTTAACTGGTTCAAGCAAAACCGAAACCAACAAATTTAAAATTGATGGCAATCTCACTATCAAAGACATTTCACACCCAATCAGTTTTATATCTTCTATTGAAATATTTACAAACACTTTGCATTCACTCGGCGAAGTTGTAATTGACAGAACACTGTATAATATCCGTTATGGTTCGGGCAAGTTTTTACAAAATTTAGGAGACGGTCTTATATACGACGACTTTGTACTTCAATTTAAACTCATTGCTCAAAAATCAAATTAA
- a CDS encoding PF20097 family protein, whose amino-acid sequence MTTSSNSFSGGLSMNTKAIQCPKCNGEMVQGFIFDRADGGLRRVINWVEGAPDKAFWTVTKVPEEKCVPVGTFRCSVCGFLESYAHTEFAAK is encoded by the coding sequence ATGACAACTTCTTCCAATTCCTTTTCAGGAGGTTTGAGCATGAATACGAAAGCCATTCAGTGCCCCAAGTGCAACGGAGAGATGGTGCAGGGGTTCATCTTCGACCGGGCGGATGGGGGCTTGCGTCGTGTCATCAACTGGGTTGAAGGAGCACCGGATAAAGCTTTCTGGACTGTTACGAAAGTACCAGAGGAAAAGTGCGTTCCAGTAGGTACCTTCCGTTGTTCGGTGTGCGGCTTCCTGGAATCGTATGCTCAC